The Terriglobus sp. TAA 43 sequence GCACGAACTGCTTCCGCCTTATGTCTACCGGGGACACAGCAAAAAAGCTGCTCGCCGCGAAGAAGCGATGGCACAGTAAGCGTAATCGCTTGATGCGGCACATCGTCCAGCGTGGCGAAACACTGATCATCAACCTGCTGCTGCCTGCAGACTCCATCCAGTTCCACCACCTTCACACTCAACGGATCATCGAGCTGTGCTGGGGGATCATTGAATGCGATATGTGCGTTCGTTCCGATTCCTAGCAACACAAAATCAATCGTGTCTTTGCCCAGCATCGTTGCATACTCACGGCATGTCGCTTCTGGATCGTGACCAGGATTAGGATTAATCAGATGGTAGCCAGCGAGCGGGACGCGATCGAAAAAGGCCTCTCGCAACCAGTTCCCGAATCGCTGCGGTGCATCTTCAGGCAAGCCTATGTATTCATCCATATGAAACGCAGTGACACGTTGCCAATCAATGTCTGACTCAAGACGAAGTGCAGAAAGCATCTCGCCCTGTGATG is a genomic window containing:
- a CDS encoding glucosamine-6-phosphate deaminase, whose product is MNSPHSTSMKVHIASDRKELGRRAAAEIADAIRLKLRQKSHLRIVFAAAPSQGEMLSALRLESDIDWQRVTAFHMDEYIGLPEDAPQRFGNWLREAFFDRVPLAGYHLINPNPGHDPEATCREYATMLGKDTIDFVLLGIGTNAHIAFNDPPAQLDDPLSVKVVELDGVCRQQQVDDQCFATLDDVPHQAITLTVPSLLRGEQLFCCVPGRHKAEAVRAMMEYPVSGQFPATALKTHPNCSVYLDTDSSSLLTT